A stretch of the Comamonas testosteroni TK102 genome encodes the following:
- a CDS encoding WbqC family protein, protein MKISIMQPYFFPYIGYYQLAYSVDEFIFFDDVNFIKKGYINRNEILLNKERFRFNLPIHGISQFKKINEHFYIEDFRKFKNHLTLAYRDAPFFMPVMSMIEEILQSEKFNVAEINSKTLIYVFQYLKIPRLFSFSSDLDISDSYSGEDRIIEICKLKKCSSYHNAAGGRNLYKKESFSKNNIDIGFMKNETENYMQGNSRFIFEKNLSMLDVLMWCPPQKIVELLKQYKIES, encoded by the coding sequence ATGAAAATAAGCATAATGCAGCCGTATTTTTTTCCATACATTGGATATTATCAGCTGGCTTATTCAGTGGATGAATTTATTTTCTTTGATGATGTCAACTTCATAAAGAAGGGCTATATTAACAGGAACGAAATTCTCCTGAATAAAGAGCGTTTTAGGTTCAATCTACCTATTCATGGTATCAGCCAGTTTAAAAAGATAAACGAACACTTCTATATTGAGGATTTCAGGAAGTTCAAGAATCACCTCACATTGGCTTATAGGGATGCCCCATTCTTTATGCCAGTGATGAGTATGATTGAGGAAATTCTTCAGTCGGAGAAATTTAACGTTGCAGAGATAAATTCAAAAACGCTGATATATGTTTTTCAATATCTGAAGATTCCTCGCTTATTCTCCTTCTCATCCGATCTGGATATTTCTGACTCCTACAGCGGAGAAGATAGAATTATCGAGATCTGCAAATTGAAGAAATGTAGCAGCTATCACAATGCTGCAGGAGGCAGAAATTTATACAAGAAAGAAAGTTTCTCCAAGAATAATATAGATATTGGATTCATGAAGAATGAAACTGAGAATTACATGCAAGGTAATTCCAGATTTATTTTTGAAAAAAATCTTTCCATGCTTGATGTTCTTATGTGGTGTCCTCCACAGAAAATTGTGGAGTTGCTCAAGCAGTATAAAATTGAAAGCTAG
- a CDS encoding acyltransferase translates to MAFLTQDQINDIGFKYVGKNVKISEKASIYNPDRIQIGDNSRIDDFCIISGTLIIGRNVHIATFCNVVGGEPGITLEDFSGLAFGCHVFTQSDSYAGDALTNPTVPQRYRKETKKPILIKKHSIVGTNSIIFPGVILAEGTSVGANSMVTKSTKEWTIYFGNPAKIIRSRKQDALRLEKEYLESEENR, encoded by the coding sequence ATGGCATTCCTCACGCAAGACCAGATAAATGATATCGGCTTTAAGTATGTAGGGAAAAATGTAAAAATAAGCGAGAAAGCCTCTATTTACAATCCCGATAGGATCCAGATTGGAGACAATTCCCGTATTGATGATTTTTGCATCATTTCCGGGACATTGATAATCGGGCGCAATGTACACATTGCGACTTTCTGCAATGTGGTTGGTGGGGAACCTGGAATCACGCTGGAAGATTTTTCGGGCCTTGCTTTCGGATGCCATGTTTTCACGCAAAGTGATAGTTATGCGGGCGATGCCTTGACCAACCCAACAGTTCCTCAGCGCTACAGAAAAGAAACTAAAAAACCAATCCTGATCAAGAAGCATTCGATTGTTGGAACCAACTCCATTATTTTCCCCGGTGTCATTCTGGCCGAAGGAACATCTGTGGGGGCCAATTCAATGGTTACAAAGTCCACAAAAGAATGGACTATCTATTTTGGTAATCCTGCAAAAATAATAAGATCAAGAAAGCAGGATGCACTAAGACTAGAAAAAGAATATCTTGAATCAGAAGAAAACAGATAG
- a CDS encoding protein phosphatase CheZ yields the protein MSSDQASANVHYKIGVLTRQLHNSLNELGYADRLRGSAGELPDAQSRLSYIARLTGEAANKVLGQVEVTQNRQDALAERTRAMRAELIKDPVAAVAKGRVMNYLQEVEEGTEQTNSHLTEIMMAQDFHDLTGQVIARVVALAADLESQLLELLIQTSPDVAQAPVLAPVEALQPKLAGPVVDPEKTADVVTSQSQVDDLLASLGF from the coding sequence ATGAGTAGCGACCAGGCTTCCGCCAACGTCCACTACAAGATTGGCGTGCTCACGCGCCAGTTGCATAACTCGCTCAACGAGTTGGGCTATGCGGATCGTTTGCGCGGCAGTGCAGGGGAGCTGCCCGATGCGCAAAGCCGCCTGTCCTATATCGCCCGCCTGACGGGCGAAGCTGCCAACAAGGTGCTGGGCCAGGTCGAGGTGACGCAGAACCGCCAGGATGCGCTGGCCGAGCGTACCCGTGCCATGCGTGCAGAACTCATCAAGGATCCCGTGGCCGCAGTAGCCAAGGGGCGTGTGATGAACTATCTGCAGGAGGTGGAAGAGGGTACGGAGCAGACCAATAGCCATCTGACCGAGATCATGATGGCGCAGGACTTTCACGATCTCACCGGCCAGGTGATCGCGCGTGTGGTGGCCCTGGCGGCCGATCTGGAGTCGCAGCTGCTGGAGTTGCTGATCCAGACCTCGCCGGATGTTGCGCAGGCACCTGTCCTGGCGCCTGTGGAAGCCTTGCAGCCCAAGCTGGCAGGTCCGGTGGTGGATCCGGAAAAGACGGCAGACGTGGTGACCTCGCAGTCCCAGGTGGATGATCTGCTGGCCAGTCTTGGCTTTTAA
- the motB gene encoding flagellar motor protein MotB, protein MADKKLQPIIIKRVKKTAHAHHGGAWKIAYADFVTAMMAFFLLMWLLGSTAQGELQGIAAYFNSPLKVAMSGGSGAGNSSSIVPGGGNDLSKVHGQVRRSESEDNANRRSSQTMGRADESARDAQRLHALKAKVDTMIANNARLNEFRSQIRTEITHDGLMIQIVDDQNRPMFDSGSAVVKPYMRDILREIGAAMGNAENRISLSGHTDAAPYGNADRGYSNWELSADRANASRRELVAAGMPLDKLARVVGMSSSDLLLPEEPRAAQNRRITITVLTKEAERRVLGNDKERSMERVASAEEAASTINQPKARRAVPSAVDKQSLDAKEEFVVTNPEVATEAVEKPDNARPTP, encoded by the coding sequence ATGGCTGACAAGAAACTGCAGCCCATCATCATCAAGCGTGTCAAGAAGACCGCCCATGCCCACCATGGTGGCGCCTGGAAGATTGCCTATGCCGACTTTGTGACGGCGATGATGGCCTTCTTCTTGCTGATGTGGCTGCTGGGTTCGACCGCTCAGGGCGAGTTGCAGGGGATTGCCGCGTATTTCAATTCGCCGCTGAAGGTGGCGATGTCGGGTGGCAGCGGTGCGGGCAACAGCTCCAGCATCGTGCCAGGCGGCGGCAACGACCTCTCCAAGGTGCACGGCCAGGTGCGTCGTTCCGAGTCCGAGGACAATGCCAACCGCCGCTCCAGCCAGACCATGGGAAGGGCCGATGAGTCCGCGCGCGACGCGCAGCGTCTGCATGCGCTCAAGGCCAAGGTGGACACCATGATTGCCAACAATGCGCGCCTGAACGAGTTTCGCTCGCAGATTCGCACGGAGATCACGCATGACGGCCTGATGATTCAGATCGTCGATGACCAGAACCGCCCCATGTTCGACAGCGGCAGTGCCGTGGTCAAGCCCTACATGCGCGATATCCTGCGCGAGATCGGTGCGGCCATGGGCAATGCAGAAAATCGCATCAGTCTCTCGGGTCACACCGATGCCGCGCCCTACGGCAATGCCGATCGCGGCTACAGCAACTGGGAGCTGTCGGCCGACCGCGCCAATGCATCGCGCCGCGAACTCGTGGCTGCCGGCATGCCGCTGGATAAGCTGGCGCGCGTGGTGGGCATGTCAAGCAGCGACCTGCTGCTGCCCGAGGAGCCGCGCGCGGCGCAGAACCGTCGCATCACGATTACCGTGCTGACCAAGGAGGCCGAGCGCCGTGTGCTGGGCAACGACAAGGAGCGCAGCATGGAGCGCGTGGCCAGTGCCGAAGAGGCAGCCAGCACGATCAACCAACCCAAGGCCCGGCGCGCAGTACCCAGCGCTGTCGACAAGCAGTCTCTGGATGCCAAGGAAGAGTTTGTTGTAACAAACCCTGAAGTTGCTACAGAGGCTGTCGAAAAGCCTGACAATGCACGTCCAACGCCATGA
- the fliE gene encoding flagellar hook-basal body complex protein FliE, with the protein MDLKIPAINPAQLGNQLTKVGSAGTAPVAGGFGQALQNALQSVSSAQNHSSQLQREVQLENPAVSLEQTMVAMQKSQIGFQATLHVRNRLVQAYSDVMNMQV; encoded by the coding sequence ATGGACCTGAAGATCCCAGCAATCAATCCCGCCCAACTGGGCAACCAGCTCACCAAGGTCGGCAGCGCCGGCACCGCGCCCGTGGCCGGCGGCTTTGGCCAGGCTTTGCAAAATGCACTGCAATCGGTGAGCTCGGCTCAAAACCATTCCAGCCAGCTGCAGCGCGAAGTACAGCTGGAAAACCCCGCGGTCAGCCTGGAGCAGACCATGGTGGCCATGCAAAAGTCGCAGATCGGCTTTCAGGCCACGCTGCATGTGCGCAACCGCCTGGTGCAGGCCTACTCCGATGTGATGAATATGCAGGTGTGA
- a CDS encoding DegT/DnrJ/EryC1/StrS family aminotransferase, producing MDDNKKIDVLPLLVPDIPEPQEILPFWERIHASRSYTNFGPLVKELETRFSEKFDLSNEFITTVANATLGLELVLQALNLPKDARILVPAFTFVATATAVLRAGYQAVLADVDADTWMLTPEIARTACAQTRIDAVMPVATFGMPHDMGAWELFEKETGIPVVIDAAAAYGSQWLQGKKGTLVFSLHATKSLPAVEGGVVVSTRPGLAEHVRQLSNFGINLNPAAGLPIGALSQCGTNAKMSEYHAAICLVSLQKWEQRAKQRRDLQAEMIQELDKASAYRLTWQKSGTGGSLMAPTLLCARLPDQVMRNQLEKNCKSANIMTRRWYQPLLSNMPALHPPHTLCLDAPHAQLLDKTLLGLPFFLEMNSSQKNRVIKIFEGLFQS from the coding sequence ATGGATGATAATAAAAAGATAGACGTACTGCCTTTGTTGGTTCCAGATATTCCTGAGCCTCAAGAAATACTGCCATTCTGGGAACGTATACATGCATCCAGAAGTTACACGAATTTTGGTCCCTTGGTAAAGGAGCTAGAAACTAGATTCTCTGAAAAGTTTGACCTGAGTAATGAATTCATCACGACAGTCGCAAATGCAACTCTGGGTCTGGAGCTGGTGCTTCAAGCCTTGAATTTACCCAAAGATGCACGTATTCTGGTGCCGGCTTTTACTTTTGTTGCTACAGCTACAGCTGTATTGCGAGCAGGGTATCAGGCGGTGCTGGCTGACGTGGATGCAGATACATGGATGCTGACCCCGGAAATAGCTCGGACAGCCTGCGCCCAGACGCGGATCGATGCCGTGATGCCTGTTGCAACATTCGGTATGCCGCATGATATGGGGGCGTGGGAGCTGTTTGAGAAAGAGACCGGAATCCCTGTTGTCATCGATGCTGCTGCTGCGTATGGTAGTCAATGGTTGCAAGGCAAGAAGGGGACTTTGGTGTTCAGTCTGCATGCGACCAAAAGCCTGCCTGCCGTTGAAGGTGGGGTGGTCGTTTCTACACGGCCAGGTCTGGCTGAGCATGTACGGCAACTTTCAAATTTTGGAATCAATCTAAATCCGGCCGCTGGTTTGCCTATAGGAGCACTCAGTCAATGTGGCACCAATGCCAAAATGAGTGAATACCATGCAGCCATTTGCCTGGTGTCTTTACAAAAATGGGAGCAGCGAGCAAAACAACGCCGGGATTTGCAGGCTGAGATGATCCAGGAATTGGATAAAGCAAGTGCCTACCGTTTAACATGGCAAAAAAGTGGTACTGGCGGCTCCTTGATGGCACCCACGTTGTTGTGTGCTCGTCTTCCTGATCAGGTAATGCGTAATCAGTTAGAAAAAAACTGCAAGTCAGCGAATATTATGACGAGGCGTTGGTATCAGCCATTGCTATCCAATATGCCTGCATTGCATCCACCCCATACGCTATGCCTGGATGCTCCTCACGCGCAGTTGCTGGACAAAACCCTGCTTGGGCTGCCATTTTTCCTGGAAATGAACTCGTCGCAGAAGAATAGAGTCATCAAGATATTCGAGGGTTTGTTCCAGAGCTGA
- the motA gene encoding flagellar motor stator protein MotA, protein MLVLIGYIVAFGCIFGMYVLHGGSVGVLVKALPFEMVTIGGGALGAFIVSNQPKVLKATAKAIPSALKPSRYNKARYMEVMALLYELLQKARKEGLMSIESDVEDPQSSTVFQNYPQLMADHHVVEFLTDYLRMMVSGNLNSHEIEALMDSEIEAHHAEAHAPVMALNRLAGALPAFGIIAAVLGVVNTMAFVGQPPAVLGGMIASALVGTFLGILLAYALVEPMAALLEQRAQDAAKEFECIKATLLASMQGYNPGTAIEFGRKVLFSTERPGFLELESHVKGKK, encoded by the coding sequence ATGCTTGTTCTCATCGGTTATATCGTCGCCTTCGGCTGCATCTTCGGCATGTATGTGCTGCACGGCGGCAGCGTGGGCGTTCTTGTCAAGGCGCTGCCGTTCGAGATGGTGACCATTGGCGGTGGCGCCCTGGGCGCATTCATCGTCAGCAACCAGCCCAAGGTGCTCAAGGCCACAGCCAAGGCGATCCCTTCGGCGCTCAAGCCCTCGCGCTACAACAAGGCGCGCTATATGGAAGTGATGGCGCTCCTGTACGAGCTGCTGCAGAAGGCGCGCAAGGAAGGCCTGATGTCGATCGAGTCCGATGTGGAAGATCCGCAGTCCTCGACGGTGTTCCAGAACTATCCGCAGCTGATGGCCGACCACCATGTCGTCGAGTTCCTGACCGACTATCTGCGCATGATGGTCTCGGGCAATCTCAACTCGCATGAGATCGAGGCGCTGATGGACAGTGAAATCGAAGCCCATCATGCCGAGGCCCATGCCCCGGTGATGGCACTGAATCGTCTGGCGGGCGCCCTGCCGGCCTTCGGCATTATTGCGGCCGTGCTGGGTGTGGTGAACACCATGGCTTTCGTGGGGCAGCCCCCGGCGGTGCTGGGCGGCATGATTGCCTCGGCGCTGGTGGGTACCTTCCTCGGGATCTTGCTGGCCTATGCGCTGGTGGAGCCCATGGCCGCGCTGCTGGAGCAGCGTGCGCAGGATGCGGCCAAGGAGTTCGAGTGCATCAAGGCGACGTTGCTGGCCAGCATGCAGGGCTACAACCCGGGCACGGCCATCGAGTTCGGCCGCAAGGTGCTGTTCTCCACCGAGCGCCCAGGCTTTCTGGAGCTGGAGTCGCACGTCAAGGGTAAGAAGTGA
- the fliF gene encoding flagellar basal-body MS-ring/collar protein FliF — protein MSAVAEVPVPNAVPGATYAPRPALAQRWSALDRGQRLRWGALAALVAVGLVAAAVFYRQPDYKMLFSNVSDKDGGAIVAQLTQMNVPYKYSEGGGAILIPADRVHDVRLKLATQGLPKGSVTGFELMENSKFGITQFQERLNFQRGLEGELTRSILALNAVQSARVHLALPNQNGFFREQQKPSASVLLSLHPGRMLDRAQIAGIVHLVASSVPEMEPSAVSVVDDTGKLLSQSPDGNAGGVDMQQFLYTQQVEQQYVRRILDILEPVVGKNNVKAQVSAELDFSQTESTSEQHRPNQSTDGGAVRSQQVMETNGDKTATPPTGVPGATSNQPPQNSTAPINGANPAPQAAGAGQGNAQGNKRESITNYEVDKTVKVTRGSTGTVKRLTAAVVVNAPLAAAAGTDAATAAAAAAVSSGLRPLTAQQQEQLLTLVRETVGYSADRGDSVNLVSAPFMDSGAAPAELPMWKDPEIQAMAKSLGVPIALALFGALVLLGLVRPLLKGRNTSPGGQLNAIEAEALDRPALPAPAKDLSPTKEQERLDQARHLAKQNPIAVANIVKTWINGEG, from the coding sequence ATGTCTGCTGTAGCTGAAGTACCTGTCCCCAATGCCGTGCCCGGTGCCACGTATGCGCCCCGCCCTGCGCTTGCGCAGCGCTGGAGTGCGCTCGACCGTGGCCAACGTCTTCGCTGGGGCGCACTGGCGGCCTTGGTCGCCGTCGGTCTGGTGGCGGCGGCGGTGTTCTATCGCCAGCCCGACTACAAGATGCTGTTCTCCAACGTCAGCGACAAGGATGGCGGCGCCATCGTGGCGCAGCTGACGCAGATGAACGTGCCCTACAAGTACAGCGAGGGCGGCGGCGCCATCCTCATCCCCGCAGACCGTGTGCACGATGTGCGCCTGAAGCTGGCCACGCAAGGCCTGCCCAAGGGCTCGGTCACGGGCTTCGAGCTGATGGAGAACAGCAAGTTCGGCATCACCCAGTTTCAGGAACGCCTCAATTTCCAGCGCGGCCTGGAAGGCGAGCTGACCCGCTCCATCCTGGCGCTCAATGCCGTGCAAAGTGCCCGCGTGCATCTGGCCCTGCCCAATCAGAACGGCTTTTTTCGCGAGCAGCAAAAGCCTTCGGCTTCCGTGCTGCTGAGCTTGCATCCGGGCCGCATGCTGGACCGTGCGCAGATCGCGGGCATCGTGCATCTGGTCGCATCCAGCGTGCCCGAGATGGAGCCTTCGGCCGTGAGCGTGGTGGACGACACCGGCAAGCTGCTGTCGCAGTCGCCTGACGGCAATGCCGGCGGCGTGGACATGCAGCAATTCCTCTACACCCAGCAGGTGGAGCAGCAATATGTACGCCGCATTCTGGACATTCTGGAGCCCGTGGTCGGCAAGAACAATGTGAAGGCCCAGGTTTCGGCCGAGCTGGACTTCAGCCAGACCGAATCGACGTCCGAGCAACATCGTCCCAATCAGTCCACCGACGGCGGGGCCGTGCGCAGCCAGCAGGTGATGGAAACCAATGGCGACAAGACGGCCACTCCACCTACCGGCGTGCCTGGCGCGACCAGCAACCAGCCACCTCAGAACTCTACCGCACCCATCAACGGTGCCAATCCTGCGCCGCAGGCCGCTGGTGCAGGCCAGGGCAACGCCCAGGGCAACAAGCGCGAGTCCATCACCAATTACGAAGTGGACAAGACCGTCAAGGTCACACGTGGCAGCACCGGCACCGTCAAGCGCCTGACGGCGGCGGTAGTGGTCAATGCGCCGCTGGCCGCTGCCGCTGGCACCGATGCGGCGACAGCTGCAGCGGCAGCCGCAGTCAGCTCCGGCCTGCGTCCCCTGACGGCCCAGCAGCAGGAGCAGCTGCTCACGCTGGTGCGTGAGACCGTGGGCTATAGCGCCGATCGCGGCGACTCGGTGAATCTGGTCAGTGCGCCCTTCATGGACAGCGGTGCCGCACCTGCCGAGCTGCCGATGTGGAAGGACCCCGAGATTCAGGCCATGGCCAAGAGCCTGGGTGTGCCGATTGCGCTGGCGCTGTTTGGTGCCCTGGTGCTGCTGGGCCTGGTGCGCCCCTTGCTCAAGGGACGCAATACCAGCCCCGGCGGCCAGCTCAATGCCATTGAAGCCGAGGCACTGGACCGCCCCGCTCTGCCCGCACCTGCGAAGGATCTGTCTCCGACGAAGGAGCAGGAGCGACTGGATCAGGCCCGTCATCTGGCCAAGCAGAACCCGATCGCGGTGGCGAACATCGTGAAGACATGGATTAACGGAGAAGGCTAG
- a CDS encoding glycosyltransferase has translation MSSPSTTANSTPQQATPSELEEIHQLIKTNQFVPALTALMQQVAQDVRNPKLWLLIGLAYTRMSDWKPAIEALQTVLELDPREVQAEHLMAMALFSTGRKQEACDLIDKVAKKGNLGPQWMMRAYIHAHTSRDPMLALQAARDWGRRFADPLTRKAKPLKVADRSPRKKLRVGYVTADFRQHSVAFFMQPVLAHHNPDNVEVHVYSNGPSDSTTEHMRSLVPHWLDVMEMDDEALCERIRQDEIDVLVDLSGYTQGHRLGVFARRAAPVQVTWLGYMQTLGMKAMDYRLGGPASVEKNYFETLFRLDFPFCYTPPFYAPLCEEPPMLRNGYPTLISLNNSSKITDEMLRLWARILHKRTDIRLIIMVKEENPEAAQAHMQPRVEAANLPLDRVSVLHQQPLDRFMELGHIADIALDTSPVSGGTTTLHALWMGLLIVALDVKEDIGATTSRALRSLKLGGEIAENEDDYIDCVLKIIDDPSRMQRQRHEARELLRNSFLMNFPRMVKGLEKAYRLMWINFINDKKEFLHVNEKIENFI, from the coding sequence ATGTCTTCCCCCTCCACCACCGCGAACTCAACACCGCAGCAAGCCACGCCATCGGAGCTTGAAGAGATCCATCAGCTGATCAAGACCAATCAGTTTGTGCCTGCGCTCACCGCCTTGATGCAGCAGGTGGCGCAGGACGTTCGCAATCCGAAACTGTGGCTGCTGATCGGCCTGGCCTACACGCGCATGTCGGACTGGAAGCCTGCGATCGAGGCGCTGCAGACGGTGCTGGAGCTTGATCCCAGGGAAGTCCAGGCCGAGCATCTGATGGCCATGGCCCTGTTCAGCACGGGACGCAAGCAGGAAGCCTGTGACCTGATAGACAAGGTTGCCAAGAAAGGCAATCTTGGCCCGCAATGGATGATGCGCGCCTACATCCACGCACACACCAGTCGTGACCCCATGCTGGCACTGCAAGCGGCACGCGACTGGGGCAGGCGCTTTGCCGATCCGCTGACGCGCAAGGCCAAACCCTTGAAGGTGGCAGACCGCAGCCCGCGCAAGAAGCTCAGGGTAGGTTACGTAACGGCGGACTTCCGCCAGCACTCGGTGGCCTTTTTCATGCAGCCCGTGCTGGCCCACCACAATCCGGACAACGTCGAGGTGCATGTCTACTCCAATGGCCCCAGCGACAGCACCACTGAACACATGCGCTCCCTGGTGCCGCATTGGCTGGATGTGATGGAGATGGACGATGAAGCGCTGTGCGAAAGAATCCGTCAGGACGAAATCGACGTGCTCGTGGACTTGTCCGGATATACACAGGGCCACCGCCTGGGCGTTTTCGCGCGCCGTGCCGCCCCCGTGCAGGTGACCTGGCTGGGCTATATGCAGACGCTGGGGATGAAGGCCATGGATTACCGCTTGGGAGGCCCCGCAAGTGTTGAGAAAAATTATTTCGAGACATTGTTTCGTCTAGATTTCCCATTTTGCTATACACCACCATTTTATGCCCCGTTATGTGAAGAGCCTCCCATGCTTCGAAACGGGTATCCCACCTTAATATCTCTGAATAACTCCTCAAAGATAACCGATGAAATGCTTCGCCTGTGGGCACGTATTCTGCATAAAAGAACAGATATTCGCCTGATCATTATGGTAAAAGAGGAAAATCCAGAGGCCGCACAAGCACATATGCAGCCCAGAGTAGAAGCCGCAAATTTACCGCTGGATCGCGTTTCGGTGCTGCACCAGCAGCCGTTGGACAGGTTCATGGAGCTTGGTCACATCGCGGATATAGCACTGGATACTTCGCCTGTTTCCGGGGGCACCACCACCCTGCATGCTTTATGGATGGGGCTATTAATTGTTGCCTTGGATGTAAAAGAAGATATTGGTGCAACGACCAGTCGCGCCTTGCGCAGCTTGAAGCTTGGCGGTGAAATTGCAGAGAATGAGGACGACTACATAGATTGCGTCTTAAAAATAATAGATGATCCTTCGAGAATGCAACGGCAGCGTCATGAAGCGAGGGAGTTATTAAGGAATAGTTTCTTAATGAATTTCCCTAGAATGGTTAAAGGGTTGGAGAAAGCATATCGTCTAATGTGGATCAACTTCATTAATGATAAAAAAGAATTTCTTCATGTGAATGAAAAAATAGAGAATTTTATCTAA
- the cheY gene encoding chemotaxis response regulator CheY, which produces MANALRFLIVDDFSTMRRIVRNLLKESGFADADEAEDGVVAITKLRASKFDFVVTDINMPNMNGFQLLTEIKQDEKLKHLPVLMVTAEARKEDIVAAAQGGAAGYIVKPFTKATLEEKVNLIIKKLDL; this is translated from the coding sequence GTGGCTAATGCCCTGCGATTTTTGATTGTTGACGACTTCTCCACCATGCGCCGCATCGTGCGCAATCTGCTCAAGGAGAGTGGCTTTGCCGATGCCGATGAGGCCGAAGATGGTGTGGTGGCCATTACCAAGCTGCGTGCTAGCAAGTTCGACTTTGTGGTGACCGACATCAACATGCCGAACATGAACGGCTTTCAGCTGCTCACCGAGATCAAGCAGGATGAAAAGCTCAAGCATCTGCCGGTGCTGATGGTGACCGCCGAAGCCCGCAAGGAAGATATCGTGGCTGCCGCCCAGGGCGGCGCTGCCGGCTATATCGTCAAGCCCTTCACCAAGGCCACGCTGGAAGAGAAGGTCAACCTCATCATCAAGAAACTAGACCTCTGA